One Halomonas sp. THAF5a genomic region harbors:
- the ribBA gene encoding bifunctional 3,4-dihydroxy-2-butanone-4-phosphate synthase/GTP cyclohydrolase II, with the protein MVHSSSGGLAPIADLVEDIRQGKMVILMDDEDRENEGDIIMAAEKVEAEHINFMARHARGLICLPMTRERCERLQLPLMVRDNGSGFGTKFTLSIEAAEGVTTGISAADRARTVQAAVARDARAEDIVQPGHIFPLMAEPGGVLRRAGHTEAACDLAALAGLDPSGVICEVMNEDGSMARRAELERFAVEHGLKMGTIADLIHYRIHNEQTVQPVESSPVETAFGELTLHVFRDSIQGAHHLALVKGHPHPEAPTTVRVHLANVMRDLLALQKGERASWTAHQALAEVAGAEHGVFVLLDDGRPHQDLHDLLEVFLERRRPPRTSDSDGAGNYLTIGTGSQILRHLGVGKMRLLSSPWKFSALSGFDLEVVERLEPGEPAPGEARDD; encoded by the coding sequence ATGGTGCACTCCTCATCCGGGGGCCTGGCCCCTATCGCAGACCTGGTCGAGGACATTCGTCAGGGCAAGATGGTGATCCTGATGGATGACGAGGATCGCGAGAACGAAGGCGACATCATCATGGCCGCCGAGAAGGTCGAGGCCGAGCACATCAACTTCATGGCGCGCCACGCCAGGGGGCTGATCTGCCTGCCGATGACCCGCGAGCGCTGCGAGCGTCTCCAGCTGCCGCTGATGGTGCGCGACAACGGCTCCGGCTTCGGCACCAAGTTCACGCTCTCCATCGAGGCCGCCGAGGGCGTCACCACCGGGATCTCCGCCGCCGACCGGGCGCGTACCGTCCAGGCCGCCGTGGCCCGCGACGCCCGGGCGGAGGACATCGTCCAGCCCGGCCACATCTTCCCGCTGATGGCCGAGCCCGGCGGCGTGCTGCGCCGCGCCGGCCACACCGAGGCGGCCTGCGACCTCGCGGCCCTGGCCGGCCTCGACCCCAGCGGCGTGATCTGCGAGGTGATGAACGAGGACGGCAGCATGGCGCGCCGCGCCGAGCTCGAGCGCTTCGCCGTCGAGCATGGCCTGAAGATGGGCACCATCGCCGACCTGATCCACTACCGCATCCACAATGAGCAGACCGTGCAGCCGGTGGAGTCGAGCCCGGTCGAGACCGCCTTCGGCGAGCTCACCCTGCACGTCTTCCGCGACAGCATCCAGGGCGCCCATCACCTGGCGCTGGTCAAGGGACATCCGCATCCCGAGGCCCCGACCACGGTGCGCGTGCACCTGGCCAACGTGATGCGCGACCTGCTCGCCCTGCAGAAGGGCGAGCGGGCGAGCTGGACCGCTCACCAGGCCCTGGCCGAGGTGGCCGGCGCCGAACACGGCGTCTTCGTGCTGCTCGACGACGGCCGCCCGCACCAGGACCTGCACGACCTGCTCGAGGTGTTCCTCGAGCGGCGTCGCCCGCCGCGCACCAGTGACTCCGACGGCGCCGGCAACTACCTGACCATCGGCACCGGCTCGCAGATCCTGCGCCACCTGGGCGTCGGCAAGATGCGCCTTCTGAGCTCGCCCTGGAAGTTCTCCGCCCTCTCCGGCTTCGACCTCGAGGTGGTGGAGCGCCTGGAACCCGGCGAGCCCGCGCCTGGCGAGGCGCGCGACGACTGA